The proteins below come from a single Burkholderia contaminans genomic window:
- a CDS encoding YciI family protein, with the protein MRFMIMIRANAVSESDALPDNRLVEAMTVYHEELARAGVLLDANGLRPSARGWRVHYTGGKGTVIDGPFAETKELIAGYTLIQVRSRDEALEWTRRFPAPFGAEMDCEIEVRPLFELDDLTPSDAVERFRELHVGRTGA; encoded by the coding sequence ATGCGATTCATGATCATGATCCGGGCGAACGCCGTCAGCGAATCCGACGCGTTGCCGGACAACCGGCTGGTCGAGGCCATGACCGTCTATCACGAGGAACTGGCCAGGGCCGGCGTGCTGCTCGACGCGAACGGGCTGCGGCCAAGCGCGCGTGGGTGGCGCGTGCACTACACGGGCGGCAAGGGCACCGTGATCGACGGCCCGTTCGCCGAAACGAAGGAACTGATTGCCGGCTATACGCTGATCCAGGTGCGGTCGCGCGATGAAGCGCTCGAATGGACACGCCGGTTCCCCGCGCCGTTCGGTGCCGAGATGGATTGCGAGATCGAGGTGCGGCCGCTGTTCGAGCTCGACGACCTCACGCCGAGCGACGCGGTCGAGCGGTTCCGCGAACTCCACGTCGGCCGTACCGGCGCCTGA
- a CDS encoding rubrerythrin family protein, whose translation MAQLKGSKTEENLKAAFAGESQANRRYLYFASKADVEGQNDVAALFRSTAEGETGHAHGHLEYLEAVGDPATGLPFGSSRQNLESAIAGETHEYTDMYPGMAKTARDEGFDEIANWFETLAKAERSHANRYTKALDSLVD comes from the coding sequence ATGGCTCAACTCAAGGGCAGCAAAACCGAAGAGAACCTGAAGGCCGCATTCGCGGGCGAATCGCAGGCGAACCGGCGTTATCTGTATTTCGCTTCGAAGGCCGACGTCGAAGGCCAGAACGACGTCGCCGCGCTGTTCCGCTCGACCGCCGAAGGCGAAACCGGCCATGCGCACGGCCACCTCGAATACCTGGAGGCCGTCGGCGATCCGGCAACGGGCTTGCCGTTCGGTTCATCGCGGCAGAATCTCGAATCGGCGATCGCCGGCGAAACGCACGAGTACACCGACATGTATCCGGGCATGGCGAAGACGGCGCGCGACGAAGGTTTCGACGAAATCGCGAACTGGTTCGAGACGCTCGCGAAGGCCGAACGCAGCCACGCGAACCGCTACACGAAGGCGCTGGACAGTCTCGTCGACTGA
- a CDS encoding ExeM/NucH family extracellular endonuclease: protein MSRLLVPLAVAPFIALTALAAPPARPAVAAPPVSAGCGGATMPIADLRGAGGPSPLAGQTTSIEAVVTAAFGGAHGLGGFFVQQADAQRRHRPGVPEGMFVYAPNASAKAGDLVHLTGRVDERYGRTQFTLSGGVTVCARGQKVTPATLTLPVATDAVLAALEGMRVRLPQTLTVTDTHELGRYGSIVLSHGRLRIPTHVAPPAEAAAIATANARNRIVLDDGSSRRDPSIVRYPPPSLSAANTLRAGYTVRGVEGVLELRYGAWRLQPVAGAAPVFDAAPNPRTEAPARHPDADVRIVSFNVFNYFNGDGSGGGFDAPASRGAKTPAAFARQEAKIVAALRALRADVIGLMEIANNGHGNASAVQRLAAQLGDGWRAVEPGTARLGRDAIAVALLYDSRTVEPAGRAATVALGGRHRPPLAQTFRRIGGTRTVTVAVNHLKSKNCPNATGADRDQSDGQGCWNAARTRAAARVADWLATSPTGTMADGVLLIGDLNSYAKEDPVRALESRGYENLVTRFVGDAAYSYVFRGEAGSLDHTLATPALAARVRAVHVWHINADEPAALQPVPDYKTSAHRSIYYAPDAYRSSDHDPVVIDVALGDGGTSAAPGTNRATPAGVD from the coding sequence ATGTCACGCCTGCTTGTACCGCTTGCCGTTGCACCGTTCATCGCCCTCACCGCGCTCGCCGCTCCCCCTGCCCGGCCGGCCGTGGCCGCGCCGCCGGTCAGCGCCGGCTGCGGCGGCGCAACCATGCCGATTGCCGACCTTCGCGGCGCCGGGGGCCCGTCGCCGCTGGCTGGGCAAACGACGTCGATCGAAGCGGTCGTCACGGCTGCGTTCGGCGGCGCCCACGGCCTCGGCGGCTTCTTCGTCCAGCAGGCCGACGCGCAGCGCCGGCACCGGCCGGGCGTCCCCGAAGGCATGTTCGTGTACGCGCCCAATGCCAGCGCGAAAGCCGGCGATCTCGTGCATCTCACGGGCCGCGTCGACGAGCGCTACGGCCGGACGCAATTCACGTTGTCGGGCGGCGTGACCGTCTGCGCCCGCGGGCAAAAGGTCACGCCTGCAACGCTCACGCTGCCCGTCGCCACCGACGCGGTGCTGGCCGCGCTTGAAGGCATGCGGGTGCGCCTGCCGCAAACCCTGACGGTCACCGACACCCACGAACTCGGCCGCTACGGCAGCATCGTCCTCAGCCACGGCCGGCTGCGCATCCCGACCCACGTCGCCCCGCCGGCCGAGGCCGCCGCGATCGCGACCGCCAACGCACGCAACCGCATCGTGCTCGACGACGGCTCGAGCCGCCGCGATCCCTCAATCGTGCGCTATCCGCCGCCGTCGCTGAGCGCCGCCAACACGCTGCGCGCGGGCTACACGGTACGCGGCGTCGAAGGCGTGCTCGAACTGCGCTACGGCGCATGGCGGCTGCAACCGGTTGCCGGCGCGGCGCCGGTGTTCGATGCCGCCCCGAACCCGCGTACCGAGGCGCCGGCCCGGCACCCGGATGCCGACGTGCGCATCGTGTCGTTCAACGTATTCAACTATTTCAACGGCGACGGGAGCGGCGGCGGATTCGATGCCCCGGCCAGCCGCGGCGCGAAAACGCCCGCCGCGTTCGCGCGGCAGGAGGCGAAAATCGTCGCGGCGTTGCGCGCGCTGCGTGCCGACGTGATCGGGCTGATGGAGATCGCGAACAACGGCCACGGCAACGCGAGCGCCGTCCAGCGTCTCGCCGCGCAACTCGGCGACGGCTGGCGCGCGGTCGAACCCGGCACCGCGCGCCTCGGCCGCGATGCGATCGCAGTCGCGCTGCTGTACGACAGCCGCACGGTCGAGCCGGCCGGGCGGGCCGCGACCGTCGCCCTCGGCGGCCGGCACCGCCCGCCGCTCGCGCAGACGTTCCGGCGCATCGGCGGCACGCGCACCGTCACGGTCGCGGTCAATCACCTGAAATCGAAGAACTGCCCGAACGCGACCGGCGCCGATCGTGACCAGTCGGACGGCCAGGGCTGCTGGAATGCGGCGCGCACGCGAGCCGCCGCGCGCGTCGCCGACTGGCTCGCCACATCGCCGACCGGCACCATGGCCGATGGCGTGCTGCTGATCGGCGACCTGAACAGCTACGCGAAGGAAGACCCGGTGCGCGCGCTCGAGTCGCGCGGCTACGAGAACCTGGTGACGCGCTTCGTCGGCGATGCTGCGTACAGCTACGTATTTCGCGGCGAAGCGGGCAGCCTCGACCACACGCTGGCCACGCCGGCGCTCGCCGCGCGCGTGAGGGCCGTACACGTCTGGCACATCAACGCCGACGAGCCTGCCGCCCTCCAACCCGTGCCTGATTACAAAACGTCCGCACATCGGTCGATTTATTACGCACCCGACGCGTACCGGTCATCGGATCACGATCCCGTCGTGATCGACGTCGCGCTTGGCGATGGCGGCACGTCAGCAGCCCCGGGCACGAACCGTGCTACTCCAGCAGGCGTCGATTAG
- a CDS encoding DUF883 family protein, with protein MALTDSIEHKLDRGLSDIRRTGRRVGRTTRSAARDLHADVTDDLRGLVDELEDLLKNDGDGDIAALRKRVQSRLDEARGALDHASGSAAARLRDSAERVSQVVQDNPWQTAGVVAGLAFVAGLLLARR; from the coding sequence ATGGCGCTCACCGACTCGATCGAACACAAGCTGGACCGCGGCCTCTCCGACATTCGTCGCACGGGCCGGCGCGTGGGGCGCACGACGCGCTCGGCCGCCCGCGACCTGCATGCCGACGTCACCGACGATCTGCGCGGGCTGGTCGACGAACTGGAAGATCTGCTGAAAAACGATGGCGACGGCGATATCGCCGCGCTGCGCAAGCGCGTGCAATCCAGGCTCGATGAAGCGCGCGGCGCGCTCGACCATGCGTCGGGCAGCGCGGCCGCCCGGCTGCGCGATTCGGCCGAACGCGTGTCGCAGGTCGTGCAGGACAACCCGTGGCAAACCGCCGGCGTCGTCGCCGGCCTCGCGTTCGTTGCGGGCCTGCTCCTTGCCCGCCGTTGA
- a CDS encoding VOC family protein, which yields MHKMVFINLPVADLPRSKAFYQALGFEVVPAYTNDQAACIKISDTIFAMLLVRPFFQTFTGKTIIDPATQVQVLSCLSCDSRAEVDAIVAKALAAGGSAPQAPREYPNMYGHGFDDPDGHAWELMAMPLGASTEGQAS from the coding sequence ATGCACAAGATGGTCTTCATCAACCTGCCCGTGGCCGACCTGCCGCGCTCGAAGGCGTTCTACCAGGCGCTCGGCTTCGAGGTCGTACCGGCCTATACCAACGACCAGGCCGCCTGCATCAAGATCAGCGACACGATCTTCGCGATGCTGCTCGTGCGGCCGTTCTTCCAGACGTTCACCGGCAAAACCATCATCGATCCGGCAACGCAGGTGCAGGTCCTGTCGTGCCTGTCGTGCGACAGCCGGGCCGAGGTCGACGCGATCGTCGCGAAGGCGCTGGCGGCCGGCGGGTCCGCGCCGCAGGCGCCGCGCGAGTACCCGAACATGTACGGCCACGGGTTCGACGATCCGGACGGCCATGCATGGGAGCTGATGGCCATGCCGCTGGGCGCTTCCACCGAGGGGCAGGCGTCGTGA
- a CDS encoding YciI family protein, producing the protein MSYMLLIVEPTDQRAERTLDEGQALYARMVDFAETLKARGVLRGVESLERSERGTRVQVRNGETRLIDGPFAEAKEMVGGFFIVDVDTREEAIEIARQCPAAQWCTVEVRAVGPCFL; encoded by the coding sequence ATGTCTTACATGCTGTTGATTGTCGAGCCGACCGACCAGCGCGCCGAACGCACGCTCGACGAAGGTCAGGCGTTGTATGCGCGGATGGTCGATTTCGCCGAGACGCTGAAGGCGCGCGGCGTGCTGCGCGGCGTCGAGTCGCTGGAGCGCTCGGAGCGCGGCACGCGCGTGCAGGTGCGCAACGGCGAGACGCGCCTGATCGACGGTCCGTTCGCGGAGGCGAAGGAGATGGTCGGCGGCTTCTTCATCGTCGACGTCGACACGCGCGAGGAAGCGATCGAGATCGCGCGCCAGTGCCCGGCGGCGCAATGGTGCACGGTCGAGGTGCGGGCGGTCGGCCCGTGCTTCCTGTGA